The genomic DNA gcgcacaTCGATCTCGCCTTGCTCGTGCACGAGAAAAGAGCCGTCGGGCTGCTTGAGGCGCATCATCCATTCGTACAGCGCCTCTTTTTCGATGCAGTCCCAGCCCccgcggccgacgtcgacgctgcgcccgtGGGCCACGTCTTCGTCGGTCGGCAAGCCACCGGggccgccgacgatcgCCAAAGCACAAACCGCTGCGTAGGTGCTCATGAGGTGGCCCATCTGCCCGGGCCCTCCCCCGAACCCGCCCTTGACCTTGTCTTGAAAGTGCAGCAGCGTCGAGATGGCCCGTGcttgcagcgcgccggtgaGCGGCATGCCCATCAGGTCGAGCGAGTGGGCAATCCAGTAGATGAGCCACGCGCGGTTCGAGTCAAaggcgacgtacggcgCAGGCAGCGGCTCGAGAATACGCAGCAAAAAGgccgcgtgctcgtcgcggcggagcggcggcagtggctgcgccccggcgccggtATGCGGCGCGATCAGCTCGTAGATCGCATCCTCCGTGCTCCGCTGGTCCACTGAAGTCTGTGTAGGCGCCAGGtcgtcgggcgcgggcCACATCGTCGGAAGGACACCcgcacggcgagcacgTTGTGCGCTTTGTCCTACTTTCTTTGTCTTCCCCGATATTCTACCGATCGGGCTAGGCCCAGCCCCGGACTTCGGCCTCGCAAACGTGCTCGAGGAAATGGCGGCTGACGCCAGTCGCGAGACTCGCATCCGCGCCAAACGCAGGAGCTGTGCCAGACAGCCCAGATGGATGTAGGTGAGGTAGACGCACAAACTcttcgagcgccgcgcgtttCTTGGCAAGCATCGCCGGGTCGTCACTCGCGTCACAAaggcgcggcacgagcgcggcaatCTCGGCGGTAGAAACCGCATACTGCTGTGCGAGCGAGCGGATAGCAAGGACTGTGTGAGCGTCGGAGCGTACCAAACTGGTCCATCGTCCACGTCGCCCACATTGGGTCGACAAACGCCGCGCTCTCGCGCCCGCCGTCGGCCGTCTCGATCAAGAGATCTGTGCCCATGTCAGACAGCGCCGTGatgcgcgctgcgtgttTTTTCTGGTGAGAACGTAGACGtacaaggcgctcgaccatCTTGTGCAGCTGCACCGTGCTCTGCTCGAGGTTTTGTAGCAGGGGAATCAGgctcgcacgcagcttTTCGTCGTCCATATCGGCGGGTGGCGCATCGCTGGATGCACTTTccgggcgccgcaggagGCTGCATCAGCGTAGCGACGTACCTTGCCATCTCCTCCCAGGTCTGCTTCGCGTCCGAGGCCCATTTAATCCCGTCCAGCGTGTGCACCTCCTCCCACTCGGTCGTCTCCCGGACAAAGTCGGCTAGCAGCGTGCGTAGCCGCCGGTGTTGCGTCTGCTCCGAGGTGCGGGGCAGCAGGAACGCGTCGTGGGGATCGCGCGGCTCCTCACGGCtcacgcgcggcgagctcgtccgccCTGCCCATGGCTTAGGAGATGAGCTGCTACTTGCGACCGGTGACGTGGTATTCTCGGCAAATTTGGCAAACGGCGCATTCGCCGCCTTCTTGCTCGGCGTCCCTGGCGTGCGCTTCGGCATGCTAGAAATGGCCAAATTTCGCCAACTCGCGCCTCCACTGCCACGTGCTTCCCCAGACCATGCCCAAGTTCCGGCGGAGCGCGAAGCGGACGCCGACcgggagcgacgcggcgtacCAGTCGCTGCGTCGGCTGCTCCTCTCGCCGTCTGCGAATGCGAACCAACTCGAAGCGATGGACCGCAATGCGCTGTACGGCTCGATCGGACTCTACTTGTCGGCGATGGCGCTGCCGAACGTCACCGAATTCGCCCAGGTCCTGGTGacctcgccgtcgctctGGACGCCACCTGCCCGGAAAGATGCTGCGCAGGTACTTGTGACGCGCGCTACATCCCTagtgcaggcgctgctctttgccgtcgacgagcgcatctCACTCATCACCGACAACGTCGGCCGCCATGCACCGCagtcggcgccgggcgaaATGAGCGCATGggtgcgcgcggtgctcgacggcaTCCACCAGGCACTCGAGGCGCATGGCTCTCGCTCTGCGACGCTTCTGCCAAAGCTCACGCTCCTCACAGGCCTATTGCGCGGCATCGAGAGTGCCCGCACCCAGCGCAAGAAGCAGAACGacaagcagcgcgcgcgcgcgcccccTTTccacctgcgccgcctctcTGGTACACTGCAGTCAGAGTGGGCTGCGTCGtgtgcgcagctgctccagGCCGTGAGCGAAGAAaagacgtcgcgcgccgtgcacggcgcgcggcttgcggcgctcgcgatgGCCGCGCAGTGTGTCGATATCCTCCCCGAGGCGCAGATGCAACTTGTGGACGACAGTCTGTGGATCCAGTCTGCGTTccctgcgctgctcgacgtgtTTGGCTGTGCATCCAACACACACTCCCTGGATGGCCTGTTTGCCGACCTGGGCGAAAAAGACGGccaggtcgtcgtcggcgagcacgcgcggTGCGTTGCGTGGACTTCAGCCGTGCAGGACCATCCCCTGTATAGCCTCGCAGGGCCCATTTCGCGGCTGctggcgagcgcgctgcagcgccagaGCCTTGCGTTGAACCCtgcgcaggtcgagcagATGCTTGGCGAGAGCGATATGCAGATCCTAGTCACGCTGCAGACCATCAGTGCCAAGCTCGACCACGCATGGTGCTCGAGCAAGCTCGCTGGTGTGGAAAAAGACGGCATCGATCCCCTGAGCCACCCCCGCACGACGGCCGTCTGGCAGGTGTTCAAGACCTTCTTGTTCGCCGTGACGATGGTGCTGGATGCGGTGACGAACGCGGTTGTGGAGCGGTgcccctcgccgagcgagacctatgcgccagcgcgcaaCGCCCCCAAGCTGAACGGCTGGGAGGCGATGGCGACGAGCAACACGCCTGCGCCCTACCTGCGTATCATGACCGATGTGGTGCACGTCTACCTTCCCCTCTACTTCATTACGTCGTCGTTCGGCCTGGACGGCTTTGAGTCCTACCGCAAGGTCTTTTACTCGGCGCTGGACGTGCTGAGCCGTGACCCCGAGGCGTGCACGCAGCTcacggcggcgctggctgCGTCCGTACTaggcagcgacgcgcctggcgcccagtcggcgcaggccgcgacCTTTGGCCAGCGCATCCACACGACCTACTTTTTgctggtcgccgagcagctggtGAGCGAGGTGCCGAACGCCATGATCGACCACCTGATCCTGCCCATGTGCCGCCCCTACCTGCAAGACACGAGCTTCCAGGACGCGTTCGAGTCGGCGCACTCGGTCATCCTGGCGCTGTACACTGCTCAAAGCCCTTGCACGTTGGAGCTCGCTCCCTTTTATGTACActtgctgctgcgcagctACCCCACGCACCTCAGCGAGACGCAGCTGACCACGGCGCTGGACACGGTCGTCGCCTCGCTGTCAGACCGCAGCGACTCGCTGGCGTGGTGGTGCGTGGAGCAGGTCGACCAGGACATCAGCcacgcgcgtctcggcgacgcgcaaAACGACCGTGTCCGTGTGCTGACGCATGCGCTTGCGTCGCTCATTTCCCACGTGAATCTGGTCCTTTTGCGCTCGCTGCTGACCAAGGTCAGTGCGCAAATCCTGTTGCTCCCCCAAGGGAGCCAAGCGCGGagcgagctggtcgaggcgaCCTTTGAGGCGCTTGGCGACATGAATGCGTCCACGCGTGAAgaggcgatgcgctggtGGCTCGACAAGAGCCCCACCTTTACGCTCGGCATGCCTGCCGATGCGTAAGCAGGCACACTACCATACTGGACGCTCACAGCGCGTTTCCTTGTGGCTGGGTAAGTAGGAGCATACATACATCAATCCGCAGCGGTTGCAACAGAATCGCTCGCCACACGACATGCAGCGCAGGTCGCCCCAGTAGCCACATACGCCACAGAGCGGACGTGCGGGGTATCTTCCGGCTGGGAGCACAAAGTCCGGCATGGACTGCAGCTGCCCCAAACTTGCGGCTTCTTCGAGTAAGGCGttggcgccgcgccgcgtggcgAGCAAGCGACGAACGCTTGCACTGGTTCGATTCACCTGTCGATCTTGTGCAACGGGTGGGGCATTGGCATCTGACGCCGACTGCAGCAAGACATGTGAGATTGCCTGTTCAGTAGCGACCCCCGGTTCCTGTACTGCGGTCCGTTCCCTGGGGAAGCATGTTGCGCCCAATTCTAGGAGCCGCCGGTGACGTCGTTGCTGCGTGAGGATCGCACTtcgctctcggcgcgcagctgATTCCGCTTCGGAtacggcgcgcgtcggttgcgtccgcgcgcgtgcccgAAGCGGCATAGCTCGACTTTGTGCCGCGGTCCTGCGCGCCATGGTGCCAAGCGTCAGCGCAGTGTCCTCCACTGGGGCGCGTGGAGGtgcagcgaggcgcagaaTTTCCACGTGATATATGGGCCAAGCGGACGCGCAGGAAATATCGTTTGCAGGTACGCGCGCAGCACATTCTCCGTGAACCGCCTGGAATTAGCCGCATCTCGTGCATTTGCATGCAGCTTCGGATGTGACACGATGGGTTGCTCATCCGATGTAGCGCATTCAGTGTGCGGACAGGGTCGTCTGGTGCTGGCCATGCGCACAGAGTGCATGGGCCAAGAACCAGATGGATGGACCTATTCGCGACGCCGTGCAGGCACTGTGCCCAGGCATTGGCGAAACCCTGACGAGCTAGATTTCGTGCGGGCCTGCAACAGGCGCGTCAGGTGCTGGGATTAAAGATTGTGATGCATCACTAGCAGCCGATTTAGTGTCGCAAATACGCAACAGTAGACGGAGGGTCAACTTAGCCAGCACGTCCAATCGACCGCGGAGCGCACCAAAAGCGGATTCCAGCCTAGCCCCGCCGTGCTTTGGATTGCGCCTCCGGTCAAGTGCTCCCTCACTCTACCCTTTGTCCCTCGTCGCTGTTGTTGCGTGCCAACAGCTCCCTCCTGGTCCCTCTTGAGCGTGCGTGGCTTGCACACGCACCTGCTCATCGTCTCTTTCGTTTCGTGGTGCTGCTCCTGCACCCCATTTGCGCGATTGACCGCTCTCTGCACCGGTAATGGACCCTACTTCTCGTGCTCGCCCagcccgcctcggcgcggcgcagccttCGCTCGTTGCCAATACCAAGCAAATGGTACAGccacgcgctccgcgtgcGGCCCTTGCAGACGTGAGCAACCGCGAACGCACTCATCAGGTACGATACATACCCATGGCTGACCGCTAGTATATCACCCAGCAGGGCAAGACAAAAGAAACACAGCGTCCGTCGCAGCCGCCACCCACGACGACCACgctgccgatgcgccgcgctacggcgctcggcagcgcgct from Malassezia japonica chromosome 1, complete sequence includes the following:
- a CDS encoding uncharacterized protein (EggNog:ENOG503NZDH; COG:S), which codes for MPKFRRSAKRTPTGSDAAYQSLRRLLLSPSANANQLEAMDRNALYGSIGLYLSAMALPNVTEFAQVLVTSPSLWTPPARKDAAQVLVTRATSLVQALLFAVDERISLITDNVGRHAPQSAPGEMSAWVRAVLDGIHQALEAHGSRSATLLPKLTLLTGLLRGIESARTQRKKQNDKQRARAPPFHLRRLSGTLQSEWAASCAQLLQAVSEEKTSRAVHGARLAALAMAAQCVDILPEAQMQLVDDSLWIQSAFPALLDVFGCASNTHSLDGLFADLGEKDGQVVVGEHARCVAWTSAVQDHPLYSLAGPISRLLASALQRQSLALNPAQVEQMLGESDMQILVTLQTISAKLDHAWCSSKLAGVEKDGIDPLSHPRTTAVWQVFKTFLFAVTMVLDAVTNAVVERCPSPSETYAPARNAPKLNGWEAMATSNTPAPYLRIMTDVVHVYLPLYFITSSFGLDGFESYRKVFYSALDVLSRDPEACTQLTAALAASVLGSDAPGAQSAQAATFGQRIHTTYFLLVAEQLVSEVPNAMIDHLILPMCRPYLQDTSFQDAFESAHSVILALYTAQSPCTLELAPFYVHLLLRSYPTHLSETQLTTALDTVVASLSDRSDSLAWWCVEQVDQDISHARLGDAQNDRVRVLTHALASLISHVNLVLLRSLLTKVSAQILLLPQGSQARSELVEATFEALGDMNASTREEAMRWWLDKSPTFTLGMPADA
- a CDS encoding uncharacterized protein (EggNog:ENOG503P945), with the protein product MPKRTPGTPSKKAANAPFAKFAENTTSPVASSSSSPKPWAGRTSSPRVSREEPRDPHDAFLLPRTSEQTQHRRLRTLLADFVRETTEWEEVHTLDGIKWASDAKQTWEEMASLLRRPESASSDAPPADMDDEKLRASLIPLLQNLEQSTVQLHKMVERLVRLRSHQKKHAARITALSDMGTDLLIETADGGRESAAFVDPMWATWTMDQFVLAIRSLAQQYAVSTAEIAALVPRLCDASDDPAMLAKKRAALEEFVRLPHLHPSGLSGTAPAFGADASLATGVSRHFLEHVCEAEVRGWA